The stretch of DNA GGAACGGCTTCCTGAATCCAGACCACGCCATCGCGAGTCTTCTGGACTTCTTCGATGAGAGCCTTGCATTCGTCGGCAAGTTCAATAGTATCCGGAGCACCAGCGCAGAGCACCACCTGGGCGCCCTTGTCGATTTGCGGAATCGCCTGGATCAACTGGCTAATGCCCTTCTGACGCGTAATACGGCCCACGAACAGCACAAACGGACGCTTCGGGTCGACGCCCCACTTAGCAAGGATTTTTTCGTCGAAGGTCGGAGCGTAAAAGTCCGGATCGATACCGTTGTAAATCACCTTCACGCGGTCTTCGGGAACTCCATAGAGTTTCATCACGTCGCGCTTCATACCCTGGCTCACGGCAATCACGCCGTCGGCCGCTTCGTAAGCAGTGCGTTCAATCCAGCAGCTCATGGCGTAGCCACCATCGCCCAACTGCTCGGCCTTCCACGGACGGTGCGGTTCAAGCGAATGCGTCGTGAGAATCAACGGGCACTGCAAAAGACGGCTAGCGAGCACGCCGCCAAAATGGCTGTACCATGTATGACAGTGAATGACGTCGATATCCTTGAGAGCGGCCGCCCACTGGAGGTTAATGTCGAGCGGCTTGAAAATCTTCTGGAAACGATCATCGTGCGGGTTCAAACCCAACTTGCGAGAAAAACCGATGGCGCGAATATTGTCCTTGTCTTCGTCTTGCACGCCAAAGCAACGTGCTTCCACATGACAAAGCTTTGCAAGTTCCTGCGTAAGGAACTTTACGTGAATACCTGCACCGCCATAAATTTCCGGCGGGAACTCATTCGTCAAAATTGCTGCGTTCATGGAACTAAACTCCGTTTACTGCATTAAGATAGCTTTGTTTTGCCCACCGGACAAACCCGTAATAAAAATGTAGGTGTATTCTTTTAAAAATTTTGGGGTTTCGCCCCCGAGCTTTCTTAATAGCAAAAACACCCAAGCCGAGAGTCGCGGGCAAGCTCGCTTGCCCATGACCGAGGCGCCGCGTTTTGAATTGACTTCGTCAATAAAAAACACCCCGCCCATTCGGACGGAGTGTAAGGAGTGAGTGTGGAGTTTCTTAGAAATTCTTGCACTGGGTTTTCCAATGGCCCTGCTTACCGATGATGCTGCCATCGATATACTTGCCAGTGGAACCAACGAAGTCGGCCTTGCGTTCGGTTTCGCCACCGAGATGCCAGCGCATCCAGGCAACCGTTGCAGCCATGCCATCCCAAGAACCGGAACCGTGGCCATAGCCACCTTCACTGTTTCTCGGACCGCCATTCATTTCGATAAGGCAGGCAGGAGCGCGAACGCCCTGGTTGTTATAGTCATTCTTGGCGTTGTCCTTTTCCATACCAACTTCGCCGTAAAGGATTGCGATGGAGCGATCGGTCGGAACCTTGTTCGCACCGTTGCCATTCCAGTCGCCGCTGTTGTTCAGGAATGCGGTAAGCACGCGCTTGTCCTTAATGACGGCCTGTTCGGATTCGAGGCCGCCCATGGAGTGGCCGGAGCATCCGACAGTGTTCAAATCAAGCTTGTTGTAAAGCGGGCTGTTGGAATCCTTGTTCTGCTGATCCATCCAGTCAATCGCCTTGATAGCCTGAGAAGCATCACCCGGAGATTCCTTTAGGGCAATCACCACAAAGCCGTGAGAAGCGAGGCGGCGAATCATGCCTTCGTAGGCACCCGGTTTAGTACCACCACCCGGGCCCCACACCACGACGGCGTGCTTCTGGTCGTTAGAAAGCTGTTTCGGGTAAGCGAGAATGCCACCGCGATCCCAACCGGTATCCGTCTTGTATTCGACCTGCAATTGGTCCTTTTCTTCTTCCTTACCGCTAGCAAGGAAGACGCCCTTGGGAGCTGCGC from uncultured Fibrobacter sp. encodes:
- the glgA gene encoding glycogen synthase, whose product is MNAAILTNEFPPEIYGGAGIHVKFLTQELAKLCHVEARCFGVQDEDKDNIRAIGFSRKLGLNPHDDRFQKIFKPLDINLQWAAALKDIDVIHCHTWYSHFGGVLASRLLQCPLILTTHSLEPHRPWKAEQLGDGGYAMSCWIERTAYEAADGVIAVSQGMKRDVMKLYGVPEDRVKVIYNGIDPDFYAPTFDEKILAKWGVDPKRPFVLFVGRITRQKGISQLIQAIPQIDKGAQVVLCAGAPDTIELADECKALIEEVQKTRDGVVWIQEAVPHEELRVLYSHATVFATPSLYEPFGIINLEAMSCGTPVVGSAVGGIPEIIVDGETGFLVPLKAKSETDFEPADPKAFQTDFANKLNKILENPELAKKMGEVSRKRAIDVFSWKSIAKQTFDFYQECIDRYKREGKR
- a CDS encoding alpha/beta hydrolase, which codes for MKSKYFKNLAKGLVVAGAAFALVNCGDAADQVNNAIADAQQQYQQQQNPADSSQTTVTDPTQQGTDPATNPSQTVTDPAQQGTVTPVDPADPNATPTDPNQGVTDPTQPADSSQTVQPADTAAQVTEPVVGPGGEQQPVDTTATNPPAISSSSAAGSDPVPTSSSAVDSPKSSSSEAVKPASSSSEQVVSSSSAAPKGVFLASGKEEEKDQLQVEYKTDTGWDRGGILAYPKQLSNDQKHAVVVWGPGGGTKPGAYEGMIRRLASHGFVVIALKESPGDASQAIKAIDWMDQQNKDSNSPLYNKLDLNTVGCSGHSMGGLESEQAVIKDKRVLTAFLNNSGDWNGNGANKVPTDRSIAILYGEVGMEKDNAKNDYNNQGVRAPACLIEMNGGPRNSEGGYGHGSGSWDGMAATVAWMRWHLGGETERKADFVGSTGKYIDGSIIGKQGHWKTQCKNF